From a single Intestinibaculum porci genomic region:
- a CDS encoding FtsK/SpoIIIE family DNA translocase, with the protein MARKQTSKKASTKKTTKKNTKNTKTSSKKAKETQPTEKLISDAVKFRLLALAGLFFVAIAFYGYGVIGHALHQVFAFLFGTSFTLAAAFIILIGALLYMLIYARTPRLSSPEWVGVLLIFVAALIIYCFDDHHYGIKVINDYVEKGQFVGGGMVGYLLYGILSALFAPTGTLWAAILMIAVGVIFISARMLFKYRQYEAELPEEEELETPMMERMKKPKFFDMSDKTQVQKSKKEKDDFLFPEEAFEEPVKKKVSAPKPVKKEAAPAPAMKAMEPKPIKVKTEKKEDLKPLETPKPVKTKHGEYQLPSYKLLNPVPESASNKDELRNATETGHNLEMILDQFGVHVHVEDLQIGPTVTKYELRLEVGTRVSRILSLQDDIQLALAAKDIRIEAPIPGKPFVGIEVPNKSASMVPYNEIFQMHMREKSWDNKVAVPLGKDVSGQLITAELNKMPHLLIAGATGSGKSVCVNSIITSLLMKATPEEVRLILVDPKKVELSNYNGVPHLLSPVVTDPKKAAGVLQEVVVEMERRYEVFADNNKRNMTSYNTFAKEFNKTAKEGEEKEVMPYIVVILDEVADLMMVASKTVEDCIMRLAQMARAAGIHMIVATQRPSTDIITGVIKANIPSRIAFAVSSSIDSRTILDTSGAEKLLGKGDMLFSPMGASSPIRVQGAFVGDDEVARVVDFVSHQMEANYDDKYVNAKVTGSIGEDGGDDGDEDEEYEECRAFVIQAQKASTSLLQRRFRIGYNKAARIIEQLEENGVIGPANGSKPREVYIKTSEQEEM; encoded by the coding sequence ATGGCAAGAAAACAGACGTCAAAAAAAGCGTCCACTAAAAAGACGACAAAGAAGAATACGAAAAATACAAAAACGTCTTCTAAAAAAGCAAAAGAAACACAGCCGACTGAAAAACTGATCAGTGATGCTGTGAAGTTCCGTCTTTTAGCGTTAGCTGGACTCTTTTTCGTGGCGATTGCCTTTTATGGATATGGCGTAATTGGTCATGCCTTACACCAGGTGTTTGCCTTCCTGTTTGGCACATCTTTTACGCTCGCAGCGGCCTTTATCATTCTGATTGGGGCACTTCTTTATATGCTCATTTATGCGCGTACTCCACGCTTATCATCACCGGAATGGGTGGGTGTTTTACTCATTTTTGTGGCTGCCCTCATAATTTACTGCTTTGATGACCATCATTATGGGATCAAGGTGATTAATGATTATGTCGAAAAAGGGCAGTTTGTTGGCGGCGGCATGGTGGGCTATCTGCTTTATGGTATTTTAAGTGCCTTGTTTGCGCCCACTGGCACCTTATGGGCGGCCATTTTAATGATTGCCGTTGGCGTGATCTTTATTTCGGCGCGCATGCTCTTTAAATATCGCCAGTATGAAGCGGAATTACCGGAAGAAGAGGAACTCGAAACGCCGATGATGGAGCGGATGAAAAAGCCGAAGTTCTTCGATATGAGCGATAAAACGCAAGTTCAGAAATCGAAAAAAGAGAAAGATGATTTCTTATTCCCGGAAGAAGCTTTTGAAGAACCAGTAAAGAAGAAAGTTTCTGCGCCAAAGCCGGTGAAGAAAGAAGCGGCACCAGCACCAGCGATGAAAGCGATGGAGCCAAAGCCAATCAAAGTCAAAACCGAAAAGAAGGAAGATTTAAAACCATTGGAAACACCAAAACCGGTCAAAACCAAACATGGGGAATATCAGCTGCCTTCTTATAAATTGCTTAATCCCGTACCGGAAAGTGCTTCGAATAAGGATGAATTACGTAATGCGACAGAAACCGGTCATAACTTAGAGATGATTCTCGATCAGTTCGGGGTCCATGTCCATGTCGAGGACTTACAGATTGGACCGACTGTTACGAAATATGAATTACGCTTAGAAGTCGGGACCCGTGTATCGCGTATTTTATCCCTCCAGGATGATATTCAGCTGGCTTTAGCGGCGAAAGATATTCGTATCGAAGCGCCGATTCCCGGGAAACCATTTGTCGGCATTGAAGTGCCTAATAAGAGTGCCTCAATGGTCCCTTATAATGAAATTTTCCAGATGCATATGCGGGAGAAATCCTGGGACAATAAAGTGGCCGTGCCGCTAGGAAAGGATGTCTCTGGCCAATTAATTACAGCGGAACTTAATAAGATGCCGCATTTACTGATCGCTGGGGCGACTGGCTCAGGGAAGTCGGTTTGCGTCAACTCAATTATTACTTCATTATTAATGAAGGCGACACCGGAAGAGGTGCGTCTGATCTTAGTCGATCCAAAGAAAGTCGAATTATCCAATTACAATGGTGTTCCGCATTTATTAAGTCCGGTTGTGACGGATCCGAAAAAGGCCGCTGGGGTCTTACAGGAAGTCGTGGTTGAAATGGAGCGCCGTTATGAAGTGTTCGCTGACAACAATAAGCGAAATATGACGTCTTATAACACTTTTGCGAAAGAGTTTAATAAAACCGCGAAAGAAGGCGAAGAAAAAGAAGTGATGCCTTATATCGTGGTGATCCTTGACGAAGTTGCCGACCTGATGATGGTCGCTTCCAAAACCGTTGAAGACTGTATTATGCGTTTAGCGCAGATGGCGCGTGCGGCTGGGATCCATATGATCGTCGCGACGCAGCGTCCTTCCACCGATATTATCACTGGGGTAATTAAGGCGAATATCCCATCACGTATTGCTTTTGCGGTCTCTTCAAGTATTGACTCGCGAACAATTTTAGATACTTCTGGTGCTGAAAAGCTCTTGGGTAAAGGGGATATGCTCTTTAGTCCGATGGGCGCCAGTTCGCCGATCCGCGTGCAGGGGGCTTTTGTGGGTGATGATGAAGTTGCCCGCGTGGTTGATTTTGTCTCCCATCAGATGGAAGCCAATTATGATGACAAATATGTCAATGCAAAAGTCACTGGCTCAATTGGTGAAGATGGCGGGGATGATGGCGATGAAGATGAAGAGTATGAAGAATGTCGCGCTTTTGTCATTCAGGCGCAGAAAGCATCCACTTCCTTATTACAGCGTCGTTTCCGTATCGGTTACAATAAAGCGGCCCGCATTATTGAACAGTTAGAAGAAAATGGCGTCATTGGGCCAGCTAATGGCTCGAAGCCGCGTGAAGTGTATATCAAGACAAGTGAACAGGAAGAAATGTAG
- a CDS encoding endonuclease MutS2, whose product MKNNYETLEFPVIRQMIADRAITSLAKMHIQALDVTEDSEEANEALKKVSCAMDMHRILGRLPLTPMDDITLSLKKADMDGTLTCEELWNINSVLKNVKSLHNYFASYEGDLTAIRDEVEGLVGDDQLSNEIERCIEPDMRVSDHASPALYRLRKAMLSMQNRIRKTMEGYLKDNKDLLSMDTLSSKNDHLVLPVKAGHKNDIKGIVHATSATSQTYFIEPESVVAMNNEYNTLVSDEHEEVQRILHQLTKQVARVRYHLKFDQELMEALDFIFAKARFGVEYDCCIPVMGAQQLSLKQARHPLIDQKKVVANDIILDTQALMITGSNTGGKTVALKTAGLLALMGQCALPVPAVSAEIPFYRGIFVDVGDEQSIEASLSTYSSHMKRLIQITQEADDTSLVLIDEIGSGTDPQEGAALAKAIISYLLDRGATLLLSTHYGELKTFGKARDDITLASVGFDMETMQPTYHLTLHSVGMSYAFEIAESLGLKDEIVKAGLAYKEESVTQEAKLMEKLEKQEQEIALKQEKVDTLLADNEKLHEKYSRQLAGAKKQKEQILNAAHEKANSILEESKAMVDEVVADLKAKGSLKDHEVIAAKHDLDDLKYKKKEKKKVQTHVFALGDHVRIDAMNREGEISAIGKNHEVTVSIGGLPIKLKDTEITFLHGKTNVKVKKARTYSATKKTGSYEVNVIGMRYVEAMETVDKFLDDALMLGYPSIRIIHGMGTGTLRKGIRKMLDHKDFVESYRDGGPNEGGLGATLVYFK is encoded by the coding sequence ATGAAAAATAATTATGAAACCTTAGAATTTCCGGTGATTCGCCAAATGATTGCGGATCGCGCGATTACCAGCCTCGCAAAAATGCATATTCAGGCTTTAGATGTTACTGAAGATAGCGAGGAGGCGAATGAAGCCCTCAAAAAAGTCTCTTGTGCGATGGATATGCATCGTATCTTAGGCCGTTTACCATTAACTCCGATGGATGATATCACCTTATCCTTAAAGAAAGCGGATATGGATGGCACCTTAACATGTGAAGAGTTATGGAACATTAATAGCGTCCTCAAAAATGTAAAATCGTTACATAACTATTTTGCCTCTTATGAAGGTGATCTTACAGCCATTCGTGATGAGGTGGAAGGTTTAGTCGGCGATGATCAATTATCTAATGAAATTGAACGCTGCATTGAACCAGATATGCGCGTCAGTGATCATGCCTCACCGGCTTTATATCGTTTACGTAAAGCGATGCTCTCAATGCAAAATCGTATTCGTAAAACGATGGAAGGCTACTTAAAAGACAATAAGGATCTCTTATCAATGGATACCTTATCTTCGAAAAATGATCATTTGGTTTTACCAGTCAAAGCCGGGCATAAAAATGATATCAAAGGGATTGTCCATGCCACTAGTGCGACCAGTCAGACATATTTTATTGAACCGGAAAGCGTTGTCGCGATGAACAATGAATATAATACATTAGTCAGTGATGAGCATGAAGAAGTGCAGCGTATTCTTCATCAGTTAACGAAGCAGGTTGCCCGTGTTCGCTATCATCTGAAGTTTGATCAGGAACTTATGGAAGCTCTTGATTTTATCTTCGCCAAAGCGCGTTTCGGCGTCGAATATGACTGCTGTATCCCGGTGATGGGTGCGCAGCAGCTCTCTTTAAAACAGGCACGTCATCCGCTGATCGATCAAAAGAAAGTGGTTGCCAATGATATTATTTTAGATACTCAGGCGTTAATGATTACGGGGTCAAATACCGGCGGGAAAACAGTCGCTTTAAAAACAGCTGGTTTATTAGCGTTAATGGGACAATGTGCTTTGCCGGTGCCGGCCGTCAGTGCCGAGATTCCTTTTTATCGCGGGATCTTTGTGGATGTCGGTGATGAACAGTCGATCGAAGCCTCGCTATCGACTTATTCTTCCCATATGAAACGATTAATCCAGATTACTCAGGAAGCTGATGATACTTCATTAGTTCTCATTGATGAAATTGGTTCGGGAACGGATCCGCAGGAAGGGGCAGCTTTAGCAAAAGCGATCATCAGTTATTTATTAGATCGTGGTGCCACCTTATTATTAAGTACCCATTATGGGGAATTAAAAACCTTTGGCAAAGCTCGTGATGATATCACTTTAGCATCCGTTGGCTTTGATATGGAAACGATGCAGCCAACTTACCATTTAACGCTCCATAGCGTGGGGATGTCTTATGCTTTTGAAATTGCAGAATCGTTAGGCCTCAAAGATGAAATCGTCAAAGCGGGTCTCGCTTATAAAGAAGAATCCGTGACTCAAGAAGCAAAATTAATGGAAAAACTGGAAAAACAGGAACAGGAGATCGCTTTAAAACAGGAGAAAGTCGATACACTGCTCGCGGATAATGAAAAGCTGCATGAGAAATACAGCCGTCAGTTAGCGGGAGCGAAAAAACAAAAAGAACAGATACTGAATGCAGCACATGAAAAAGCGAATAGTATTTTAGAAGAATCCAAAGCAATGGTTGATGAAGTCGTGGCGGACTTAAAGGCGAAAGGATCCCTCAAAGATCATGAAGTGATTGCGGCGAAACATGATTTGGATGATCTGAAATATAAGAAGAAAGAAAAGAAAAAAGTGCAAACGCATGTTTTTGCTTTAGGCGATCATGTCCGGATTGATGCGATGAACCGAGAAGGGGAGATCAGCGCGATTGGCAAGAATCATGAAGTGACAGTTTCAATTGGCGGTCTGCCGATTAAATTAAAAGATACAGAAATTACTTTCTTACATGGTAAGACCAACGTGAAAGTGAAAAAAGCGCGCACCTATAGTGCCACGAAGAAGACGGGCAGCTATGAGGTCAATGTCATTGGCATGCGTTATGTGGAAGCGATGGAGACCGTGGATAAGTTCTTAGATGATGCCTTAATGTTAGGCTATCCATCGATTCGTATTATTCATGGGATGGGCACTGGGACACTGCGAAAAGGCATTCGAAAAATGCTGGATCATAAAGATTTTGTGGAAAGTTATCGCGATGGCGGTCCCAATGAGGGCGGCTTAGGCGCGACACTGGTATATTTCAAATAA
- the uvrC gene encoding excinuclease ABC subunit UvrC, with protein MNQNLEYIKKKLALLPLSPGCYLMKNKNGKVIYVGKAKKLKNRVSSYFTGVHNYKTTKLVDHIWDFDYIRTDSEKEALLLEINLIKDYTPEYNIMFMDNTYYPYIELTNEEHPRLKIVRSAKNKKSRYFGPFPDATAARNTYKLLQRLFPLRKCNVIPNKPCLYYSLHQCLGPCIYDDTKEAEKDLRNQVIKFMKGDTKEKIEELTKAMEKASEELNFELAMEYRDLIKSVEYVTKRQHIDFNDYGDRDILGYYVDKGYLSVQLFFMRGGHLLSHEYDLVPVSDDAQEDLLQFLVTFYQTNNVPKELLVPQDFDISLISEILETKILQPQRGDKKDLVDMANRNAKEALEKKFLLRQQNEAKTIGAIEELGRLLQIETPHMIELYDNSNIQGAYAVAGMVVFRDGVPSKKDYRRFKIKTVEGPDDYASMKEVIYRRYYRNLMEQREMADLIIVDGGIGQINAAKEIIDSLHVPVHLAGLAKDDKHSTAMLIDREGNEVPIDPKSQLFFLLTRMQDEVHRYAISFHRQVRSKSLFASILDEVEGIGEVRKRKLLNKFKSVKKMKEASVEELTEVLPQKVAQELYQVLHRED; from the coding sequence ATGAATCAGAATTTAGAATATATCAAAAAGAAGTTAGCTTTACTGCCTTTATCACCAGGCTGTTATTTGATGAAAAATAAAAATGGCAAGGTGATTTATGTCGGCAAGGCGAAAAAACTGAAAAACCGTGTGTCTTCTTATTTTACCGGTGTCCACAATTACAAAACAACGAAACTGGTTGATCATATCTGGGACTTTGATTATATCCGCACGGATTCTGAAAAAGAGGCATTGCTTTTAGAAATTAACTTAATTAAAGATTATACCCCAGAATATAACATTATGTTTATGGATAATACGTATTATCCTTACATTGAATTAACGAATGAAGAGCATCCACGTTTAAAGATCGTTCGATCGGCCAAAAATAAAAAAAGCCGCTATTTTGGGCCATTCCCTGATGCGACGGCGGCGCGTAATACATATAAGCTTTTACAGCGATTATTTCCCTTACGCAAATGTAATGTCATTCCCAATAAACCTTGTCTCTATTATTCTCTGCATCAGTGTTTAGGACCTTGTATTTATGACGATACTAAAGAGGCGGAGAAAGATTTACGTAACCAGGTCATTAAGTTTATGAAGGGTGATACGAAAGAAAAAATTGAGGAACTGACAAAAGCGATGGAGAAGGCCAGTGAAGAGCTTAATTTTGAATTAGCGATGGAATATCGTGATCTCATTAAATCGGTTGAATATGTGACAAAACGTCAGCATATTGACTTTAATGATTATGGCGACCGTGATATTCTTGGCTACTATGTCGATAAAGGCTATTTATCTGTGCAGTTATTCTTTATGCGTGGCGGTCATTTGCTTTCTCATGAATATGATTTGGTGCCTGTCTCGGATGATGCGCAGGAAGACCTGTTACAGTTTTTAGTGACCTTCTATCAGACGAACAATGTCCCCAAAGAGTTATTGGTGCCTCAGGATTTCGATATTTCCCTGATTTCGGAAATCTTAGAAACGAAAATCCTCCAACCCCAGCGCGGTGATAAGAAGGATCTTGTCGATATGGCCAATCGCAATGCGAAAGAAGCATTGGAAAAGAAATTCCTGCTTCGCCAGCAAAACGAAGCCAAAACGATCGGGGCAATTGAAGAGTTAGGACGACTCTTACAAATTGAGACGCCGCATATGATTGAGCTTTACGATAACTCGAATATCCAAGGGGCTTATGCCGTAGCCGGAATGGTTGTCTTTAGAGACGGTGTCCCAAGTAAAAAAGATTATCGTCGCTTTAAAATCAAAACGGTGGAAGGACCGGATGATTATGCCTCGATGAAAGAAGTCATTTATCGCCGCTACTATCGTAACTTGATGGAACAGCGGGAAATGGCAGACTTAATCATAGTCGATGGGGGGATCGGACAGATCAATGCGGCGAAGGAAATTATTGACAGCTTACATGTACCAGTGCATTTAGCTGGTTTAGCGAAGGATGATAAACATTCTACCGCGATGCTCATTGACCGCGAGGGCAATGAAGTACCCATTGACCCTAAAAGTCAGTTATTCTTCTTATTGACAAGAATGCAGGATGAAGTCCATCGCTATGCTATTAGCTTCCACCGACAGGTGCGCTCTAAGTCGCTCTTTGCATCGATTCTTGATGAAGTCGAGGGGATTGGGGAAGTGCGCAAGCGCAAACTCCTGAATAAATTTAAGAGTGTCAAAAAGATGAAAGAGGCCAGCGTCGAAGAGTTAACGGAAGTTTTACCGCAAAAAGTGGCGCAGGAACTTTATCAGGTGCTCCATCGTGAGGATTAA
- a CDS encoding M15 family metallopeptidase codes for MKRLKTWHLFALAIVLFTASFYYINIKYDRFYRVKGINNENRQLIEKYLTSSEQDYLVENQIPIAKFIKYIKYKDFKLKNYQYYNLLQDTDRYSSKKTVIQTGNAIVDALSSRYDSNFYKLAQTIIENDLEYGLIHSKDFKDENISYYGLMRPLYSAKDISYITDTATYLDDLALRNVYDDDALSFFTAVCADYKKNSLKTLMQESNDTNVELITRPAGTDLYLNSNKYIGSYVPESLVLLQDVSRLKYGMYLRYDAYHALLKLNAAIKKQSSCLVVYQAYTSYKQLAEGARGHDEFQLGLSVKFTVNNEDYKYFDKTQESQWLVKNAYKYGFVLRYPKDKVKVTKHAYDAHIYRYVGTRLAEKMYEDNLALEEIHKQMDEVNKS; via the coding sequence ATGAAAAGATTAAAAACGTGGCATTTGTTTGCCTTGGCGATCGTATTATTTACGGCATCCTTCTATTACATTAATATCAAGTATGATCGCTTTTACCGGGTCAAAGGCATCAATAATGAAAATCGTCAGCTGATTGAAAAGTATTTAACGAGCAGTGAACAGGATTATCTGGTTGAAAATCAGATTCCGATCGCGAAGTTTATTAAATATATCAAATATAAGGATTTTAAGCTGAAAAACTATCAGTATTATAATTTACTGCAGGATACTGATCGCTATAGCAGTAAAAAGACCGTCATTCAAACTGGCAATGCCATTGTCGATGCGCTTTCTTCTCGTTATGATTCCAATTTTTATAAATTAGCGCAGACCATTATCGAGAATGATCTCGAGTATGGCCTAATCCATAGTAAGGATTTTAAAGACGAGAATATCAGTTATTATGGCTTGATGCGGCCTTTATATAGTGCGAAAGATATCTCGTACATCACTGATACCGCGACTTATTTAGATGATTTAGCACTGCGGAATGTTTATGATGATGATGCTTTGTCGTTTTTTACGGCTGTCTGCGCGGATTATAAGAAAAATTCTTTAAAGACGCTGATGCAGGAGTCTAATGATACAAACGTTGAACTGATCACTCGTCCCGCGGGGACAGATTTATATCTCAACAGCAATAAATATATTGGCTCCTACGTACCGGAAAGTTTAGTTTTATTGCAGGATGTCAGCCGTCTCAAATATGGGATGTATTTGCGCTATGATGCTTATCATGCGCTGCTGAAATTAAATGCGGCCATCAAAAAACAGTCTTCGTGCCTGGTTGTTTATCAGGCTTATACCTCTTATAAACAGCTTGCTGAAGGCGCGCGGGGACACGATGAATTTCAGCTTGGCTTAAGCGTGAAATTTACAGTGAATAATGAGGACTACAAATATTTTGACAAGACGCAGGAAAGTCAATGGCTAGTTAAGAACGCTTATAAATATGGTTTTGTCTTACGTTATCCTAAGGATAAGGTTAAAGTGACCAAACACGCTTATGATGCCCATATTTATCGCTATGTCGGAACAAGACTGGCAGAAAAAATGTATGAAGACAATTTGGCTTTGGAAGAAATTCATAAACAAATGGATGAGGTGAACAAATCGTGA
- a CDS encoding BMP family lipoprotein, with the protein MKKLLASALAASMLLVGCSSGSSAKKAELALITDSGGINDKSFNQSAWEAVKEYGDKKDVGYKYYKPASFDTAGYKDQIKNAVKNGAKLVVLPGYKFADALGDIQEDKNYSKVDFVCIDFTPTKNGKSVEPAKNVFCATYKEYQPGYLAGYAAVKDGYTKLGFMGGISLPAVINYGYGYLQGANDAAKEAGKKVQVKYTYTGTFNESPSIKTKATGWYNGGTEVIFSCGGQICNSIFAAASDTKKKVIGVDSDQQSQSDTVITSAMKNVKQTVSDEITKVYNKSFKGGAYLLDASGNYVGLSPDFSRLKKFKKADYDKIFKKVKDNKVKIITATDETASKGDPTKTKKLKKKLTNVKVSYEG; encoded by the coding sequence ATGAAAAAATTATTAGCATCTGCCTTAGCAGCAAGCATGCTGCTGGTAGGATGTAGCAGTGGAAGCTCAGCGAAAAAAGCAGAACTTGCACTGATCACTGACTCAGGAGGAATTAATGATAAGTCCTTCAACCAGTCTGCCTGGGAAGCCGTAAAAGAATACGGCGACAAAAAAGATGTTGGCTACAAATATTACAAACCAGCATCATTCGATACCGCTGGCTACAAAGATCAGATTAAAAATGCGGTAAAGAACGGCGCGAAATTAGTTGTTTTACCAGGCTACAAATTCGCTGATGCCTTAGGCGATATTCAGGAAGACAAGAACTACAGTAAAGTGGATTTCGTATGTATCGACTTTACACCAACAAAAAATGGTAAATCTGTAGAACCTGCGAAAAATGTTTTCTGTGCGACTTACAAAGAATATCAGCCAGGTTATTTAGCTGGCTACGCTGCTGTTAAAGATGGCTATACAAAGTTAGGCTTCATGGGTGGTATCTCATTACCAGCCGTTATTAACTATGGTTATGGCTATTTACAGGGTGCTAATGATGCTGCTAAAGAAGCAGGCAAGAAAGTACAGGTTAAATACACTTACACTGGTACTTTCAATGAATCACCATCAATCAAGACCAAAGCAACTGGCTGGTACAATGGTGGTACTGAAGTCATCTTCTCTTGCGGTGGACAGATCTGTAACTCAATCTTCGCAGCTGCAAGTGATACAAAGAAGAAAGTCATTGGTGTAGACTCTGATCAGCAGTCTCAGTCTGATACAGTTATTACTTCCGCTATGAAGAATGTAAAACAGACTGTTAGTGATGAAATTACAAAAGTTTACAACAAGTCTTTCAAGGGTGGCGCTTATTTACTTGATGCTTCAGGTAACTATGTTGGTTTATCACCAGACTTCTCAAGATTAAAGAAATTCAAAAAAGCTGATTACGATAAGATCTTCAAGAAAGTAAAAGACAACAAAGTCAAGATCATTACCGCAACTGATGAAACAGCTTCTAAGGGTGATCCAACAAAGACTAAGAAATTAAAGAAAAAATTGACAAACGTTAAAGTTTCTTACGAAGGTTAA
- a CDS encoding ribonuclease J, producing the protein MKKDIVKFLALGGQAENGKSNYCIEINNKIFIVDSGFRFPDSDKLGVDVIIPSFDYLSEHQDQVEAIIITHGHDDVMAALPYLLQELPGVPVYAPSLTADLIEQMIERFERHHKINLHLDLHRVHRDASLTIGDVPIEFFPVTHSIPGAIGVAFWTSKGYIVYASEFIIDFGAPEGFRCDLQKMMEIGKKGVLILLVESSYAKKDGYTSPKHKLTKLIEPTFEEATGRIIISSYAQNVFRTKEIVELTKKYHRRIVFYGRDKYDHTNSILRLGKKMRKPVIQVDNHILGKKENIGNPVKDRNYVILLSGSPQNIYSDIDDILDGGDELLKIGKGDTFIVASPVLPGTEKIANRADNNLYRTDANIVLLKNKVLLSMHASIEDIKVVMQIFHPKYYIPIKGEYQAFVKNASIAREMNIPEENIIIADNGEMITFKDGELVPGREKIEVEDVMIDGIGVGDVGAKVIDDRIQLSNDGVVVVGVTIDRKTKKIIAQTDCQTRGFVYLKDAGYVIRQVISICENVVGQLVEHPEMDIQDIRNQMKDQSMKYIVKETGKKPVFISVVIEV; encoded by the coding sequence ATGAAAAAAGACATTGTAAAATTTCTGGCATTAGGCGGGCAGGCCGAAAATGGCAAAAGCAACTATTGCATTGAAATTAATAATAAGATCTTTATCGTCGATTCAGGATTCCGTTTTCCTGATTCCGATAAACTTGGCGTCGATGTCATCATTCCAAGTTTTGATTATCTTTCTGAGCATCAGGATCAGGTGGAAGCCATCATAATAACCCATGGACATGACGATGTCATGGCAGCTTTACCTTATCTTTTACAGGAATTACCTGGGGTGCCGGTTTATGCGCCAAGCTTAACAGCGGATTTAATTGAACAGATGATTGAACGTTTCGAACGTCATCATAAGATCAATCTGCACTTAGATTTACATCGCGTCCATCGCGATGCCAGTCTGACAATTGGCGATGTACCAATTGAATTTTTCCCAGTTACACACTCTATTCCGGGAGCGATTGGCGTTGCTTTCTGGACTAGCAAGGGTTATATCGTCTATGCCTCTGAGTTCATTATCGATTTTGGAGCACCGGAAGGGTTCCGCTGCGATTTACAGAAGATGATGGAAATCGGCAAAAAAGGCGTATTGATTCTTTTAGTAGAATCTAGTTATGCGAAAAAGGATGGTTATACGTCACCAAAACATAAACTGACTAAACTGATTGAACCAACCTTTGAAGAAGCGACGGGACGTATTATTATTTCTTCTTATGCGCAAAACGTTTTTAGAACAAAGGAAATTGTCGAATTAACGAAAAAATATCACCGTCGTATCGTTTTTTATGGTCGTGATAAATATGATCATACCAATAGTATCTTACGTTTAGGTAAAAAGATGCGGAAACCAGTGATCCAGGTGGATAACCATATCTTAGGGAAAAAGGAAAACATTGGCAATCCAGTTAAGGATCGCAACTACGTCATCTTATTAAGTGGTTCACCGCAAAATATTTATAGTGATATTGATGATATCTTAGATGGCGGCGATGAATTATTAAAGATCGGTAAAGGGGATACATTTATCGTGGCTTCACCTGTTTTACCAGGCACGGAAAAGATTGCCAATCGCGCGGATAATAACCTCTATCGTACAGATGCAAATATTGTGTTATTGAAAAATAAAGTCTTATTATCAATGCATGCCTCAATCGAAGATATTAAAGTCGTGATGCAGATCTTCCATCCAAAATACTATATTCCAATCAAAGGGGAATATCAGGCTTTTGTGAAAAATGCGTCGATTGCTCGGGAGATGAATATTCCTGAGGAAAATATTATTATCGCTGATAATGGCGAAATGATCACTTTCAAAGATGGCGAATTAGTGCCAGGACGCGAAAAGATCGAAGTAGAAGATGTGATGATCGATGGCATCGGCGTTGGTGATGTCGGCGCCAAAGTCATTGATGACCGTATTCAGTTATCTAATGATGGGGTTGTCGTTGTGGGGGTAACGATCGATCGTAAGACCAAGAAGATCATTGCTCAGACAGACTGTCAGACTCGTGGCTTCGTTTATTTGAAGGATGCTGGTTATGTCATCCGTCAGGTTATTAGTATCTGTGAAAATGTCGTTGGACAGCTTGTCGAACATCCAGAAATGGATATTCAGGATATCCGAAACCAGATGAAAGATCAAAGCATGAAATATATTGTGAAAGAGACTGGTAAAAAGCCTGTCTTTATCTCTGTTGTCATTGAAGTTTAG
- a CDS encoding metallophosphoesterase family protein, whose protein sequence is MKKVVVLSDNHGFDDILDEIKILEPDADYFIHCGDSEARRRQLLDGMICVAGNNDWGIDLPRYAKIQIEDLKILITHGQYYGYFSRQQLMEVDLKKHDCQALFSGHTHIPDFSEKDGFYFLNPGSTTLPRGGSSRSYAVAMIDGSHMDVEFKEL, encoded by the coding sequence GTGAAAAAAGTAGTAGTATTATCAGATAATCATGGCTTTGATGATATTCTTGATGAAATTAAAATCTTAGAACCTGATGCCGATTATTTTATTCACTGCGGCGATAGCGAAGCGCGGCGCCGGCAGTTGTTAGATGGCATGATCTGCGTTGCCGGGAATAATGACTGGGGGATTGATCTGCCTCGCTATGCGAAGATTCAAATTGAAGATCTCAAGATTCTCATTACCCATGGTCAGTATTATGGCTATTTCAGCCGTCAGCAGTTAATGGAAGTGGATCTTAAGAAGCATGACTGTCAGGCGTTGTTTTCTGGCCATACCCATATTCCTGATTTTAGTGAAAAAGATGGTTTCTATTTTTTAAATCCTGGCTCAACGACATTGCCGCGCGGCGGCTCTTCTCGCTCATACGCGGTCGCGATGATCGACGGCAGTCATATGGATGTAGAATTTAAAGAACTGTAA